From one Chlamydiifrater phoenicopteri genomic stretch:
- a CDS encoding class I SAM-dependent methyltransferase, translating to MKTFFSNVVSVAHNLFREFLSPGDIVVDATCGNGKDILVMAKLLKGKGKIIGYDVQKEALAKSMMAFEALLSREEASIISLKHSSHVCLEENGAKLFHYNLGYLPGGDHDITTLTEDTIASLNKALDLLHSEGIITVICYPGHEEGKRERDAVESFAEALDPGRWTVVLRKMMNRNLAPELFVFKRNLL from the coding sequence ATGAAAACATTTTTTTCTAATGTAGTATCGGTAGCCCATAATTTATTCAGGGAGTTTTTATCTCCAGGAGATATTGTTGTTGATGCTACCTGTGGTAATGGTAAAGATATTTTAGTCATGGCTAAGCTTTTAAAAGGTAAGGGAAAGATTATAGGCTATGATGTCCAAAAAGAAGCCTTAGCCAAATCTATGATGGCCTTTGAAGCTCTGCTTAGTAGAGAGGAGGCTAGCATCATTTCTTTAAAGCATAGCTCTCACGTCTGTCTGGAAGAGAATGGAGCAAAGCTATTTCATTATAACTTAGGATACTTGCCTGGTGGAGATCACGATATAACAACTCTCACGGAAGATACTATTGCTAGCTTGAACAAAGCTTTGGATTTATTGCATTCAGAAGGGATTATTACGGTTATTTGTTACCCAGGGCATGAAGAGGGTAAAAGAGAAAGAGATGCTGTAGAATCTTTTGCTGAGGCTTTAGATCCAGGACGTTGGACGGTAGTTCTTCGTAAAATGATGAACCGAAATTTGGCTCCAGAGTTGTTTGTTTTTAAAAGAAATCTTCTATGA
- the murB gene encoding UDP-N-acetylmuramate dehydrogenase has product MQKSEITFPFPVKEGVPLSKYSTFRIGGPAKFFKSISSVEEAVEVFRFLHKHPLPHFILGKGSNCLFDDLGFHGLVLLNNLNKKNFLTPHLLKVYSGHSFAALGRYTTKKNLGGLEFASGIPGSVGGAIFMNAGAQGQSTSDSVLRVEAITPEGKIVSYSKSELKFEYRSSRFQSVSEFILSAEFQLYNNPASIKLEASYKEKRVASQPYNQFSAGCIFRNPSKDMPAGKLIEECGLKGLSVGDAIISPLHANFIVNRGAAKAKDVLKLINIIKEAAQKRGFSLEEEVLFIPHNRS; this is encoded by the coding sequence ATGCAGAAGTCGGAAATAACCTTTCCCTTCCCCGTTAAAGAAGGGGTTCCCCTAAGTAAGTATTCTACGTTTAGAATAGGGGGTCCCGCTAAATTTTTTAAATCTATCTCTTCTGTCGAGGAAGCTGTCGAAGTCTTCCGCTTTTTACACAAACATCCCCTACCTCATTTCATCTTAGGCAAGGGCTCTAATTGCTTATTTGACGACCTAGGTTTTCATGGCTTAGTTTTGCTCAACAATCTCAACAAAAAAAATTTTTTAACCCCTCATCTCCTAAAGGTTTATTCGGGACATTCTTTTGCCGCACTTGGGCGCTATACAACAAAAAAAAATCTAGGTGGATTGGAATTTGCCTCCGGGATTCCAGGCTCTGTGGGAGGCGCTATTTTTATGAATGCGGGCGCACAAGGCCAATCTACTTCTGACTCAGTTCTTCGCGTCGAAGCTATTACTCCTGAAGGAAAGATTGTTTCTTACTCAAAGTCTGAATTAAAGTTTGAATACCGCTCCTCCCGATTCCAAAGTGTTTCTGAATTCATCCTTAGTGCAGAATTTCAATTATACAACAATCCTGCTTCTATAAAATTAGAAGCTTCCTATAAAGAAAAACGAGTTGCATCTCAACCCTATAACCAATTTTCTGCAGGCTGTATCTTTCGAAACCCATCGAAAGACATGCCAGCAGGAAAGCTTATTGAGGAATGTGGGCTAAAAGGACTAAGCGTTGGCGATGCTATCATATCCCCTCTTCACGCCAACTTTATCGTTAATAGAGGAGCAGCCAAGGCTAAAGACGTATTAAAACTTATCAATATAATAAAGGAGGCTGCACAAAAACGCGGCTTTTCCTTAGAAGAAGAAGTTTTATTTATTCCCCACAACCGATCATAG
- a CDS encoding transcription antitermination factor NusB: MQINFLSNYNCSFHILAVGAFFSTRSLLWLLYYKKLDSFYTGVLMAAPATKGVPFSVESCCGSIPQTKFREITLQILFSLDLSDQGNEVVPMIMREVRVSKRHALSAFSLASAVISNKNHLDALLEENILGNHQGKISRLEKNVLRLICYEHFSSNNPDSTTDAVLISEAIRLTKKFGHPPASAFVHALLDAIFQKKYPLTFTRISFPSNLKIN; encoded by the coding sequence TTGCAAATAAACTTTCTTAGTAACTACAATTGTTCCTTCCATATTCTCGCTGTAGGAGCCTTCTTCTCTACGAGATCGTTGCTGTGGTTGCTTTATTACAAAAAATTAGATTCTTTTTACACAGGTGTTTTAATGGCTGCGCCTGCTACAAAGGGAGTTCCTTTTAGCGTAGAGTCTTGTTGCGGCTCTATCCCTCAAACTAAGTTTAGGGAAATAACTTTACAAATTCTTTTCTCTTTGGACCTTTCTGACCAGGGAAACGAAGTTGTTCCCATGATAATGCGAGAGGTTCGTGTTTCAAAACGACACGCCCTAAGCGCCTTCTCGCTAGCGTCCGCCGTCATCAGCAATAAAAATCACCTCGACGCTCTTCTTGAGGAAAATATTCTGGGCAACCACCAAGGAAAAATTTCCAGACTAGAAAAGAATGTTCTCCGCTTAATTTGTTATGAACACTTTTCTTCTAATAATCCAGACTCAACCACTGATGCTGTACTAATTTCTGAAGCTATACGGCTAACAAAGAAATTTGGGCATCCTCCAGCGTCAGCCTTTGTTCATGCTCTGCTAGACGCAATTTTTCAAAAAAAATATCCCTTAACATTTACCAGAATATCTTTTCCCTCTAATCTAAAAATTAATTAG
- the infC gene encoding translation initiation factor IF-3 — MAVNLKINKQIRAPKVRVIGVGGEQMGVVSIKEALDMAREADLDLVEVASNSEPPVCKIMDYGKYRYDLTKKEKDNKKAQHQVRVKEVKLKPNIDENDFMTKSKQARSFLEKGNKVKITCTFRGRELAYPEHGHRVVQRMSQLLEDVGGVEAEPKLTGRSLSCVIAPVTVKTRKKQERIHAQDEK; from the coding sequence GTGGCTGTCAATCTGAAAATTAACAAGCAAATTCGTGCTCCTAAAGTTAGGGTGATCGGAGTTGGTGGGGAACAAATGGGAGTTGTTTCCATCAAGGAAGCTCTTGATATGGCCAGGGAAGCGGACTTGGATTTAGTTGAAGTTGCTTCTAATAGTGAGCCCCCAGTCTGTAAGATCATGGATTATGGGAAGTACCGATATGATCTAACCAAGAAAGAAAAAGATAACAAAAAAGCTCAGCATCAAGTTCGTGTTAAAGAGGTGAAACTTAAGCCGAATATTGATGAGAACGATTTTATGACGAAGTCCAAGCAAGCTCGGTCTTTTCTCGAAAAAGGGAATAAGGTCAAGATTACTTGCACCTTTCGTGGAAGAGAGCTCGCTTACCCAGAACATGGTCATAGAGTGGTTCAGCGTATGAGCCAACTTCTAGAAGATGTTGGAGGGGTAGAGGCCGAACCAAAGTTAACGGGGAGGTCTCTAAGTTGCGTTATTGCTCCTGTAACAGTAAAAACTAGAAAAAAACAGGAAAGAATACATGCCCAAGATGAAAAGTAA
- the rpmI gene encoding 50S ribosomal protein L35, with product MPKMKSNKSVKSRFNLTGTGKLLRTCPGKRHKLTKKSSQAKRNLSKRPVMDDSQVKMYKRMMLV from the coding sequence ATGCCCAAGATGAAAAGTAACAAATCTGTAAAGTCTCGTTTCAATTTGACGGGTACAGGGAAATTGCTTAGAACTTGTCCAGGGAAGAGACATAAGTTAACAAAGAAATCTTCTCAGGCTAAGAGGAATCTCTCCAAGCGTCCCGTAATGGATGATTCTCAAGTGAAAATGTATAAACGCATGATGCTCGTGTAA
- the rplT gene encoding 50S ribosomal protein L20, whose protein sequence is MVRATGSVASRRRRKRVLKQAKGFWGDRKGHYRQSCSAVMRAMAFNYMHRKDRKGDFRRLWITRLNVASRINGLSYSKLINGLKLAGISLNRKMLSEMAIHSPDAFSTVANEAKKALEAAV, encoded by the coding sequence ATGGTACGTGCAACAGGTTCAGTAGCTTCCCGTCGTCGTCGCAAGCGTGTTTTGAAGCAAGCAAAAGGGTTCTGGGGAGATAGAAAAGGTCATTACAGACAGTCTTGTTCTGCTGTCATGAGAGCTATGGCTTTTAACTACATGCATCGAAAAGATCGGAAAGGGGATTTTCGTCGCCTCTGGATCACCAGATTAAATGTAGCTTCCAGAATCAATGGTCTTTCTTATAGTAAGTTGATCAATGGATTAAAATTAGCTGGAATTTCATTGAATAGGAAAATGCTTTCCGAAATGGCTATACATAGCCCTGATGCGTTTTCTACAGTAGCCAACGAGGCTAAAAAAGCTCTCGAGGCTGCAGTTTAA
- the pheS gene encoding phenylalanine--tRNA ligase subunit alpha, with product MDIKERISSVRDAFFAEIGSAKNSEDLTEIRVKYLGKKGIFRGFSEELKQVSPEERPALGSLINSCKALIEEHLSTVGERLLEEEENKKLLSEKIDITLPGEAYFSGGEHVLKKTLREIVDIFVSLGFSVQEAPNIETEANNFSLLNFSEDHPARQMHDTFYLDEKTLLRTHTSNVQARELKRNQEKKMKVVAPGLCFRNEDVSSRSHVMFHQVEAFFIDERVNMADLVAVLKEVFQRFFRKNVQLKFRHSYFPFVEPGVEVDVSCIECSAKGCSLCKNSGWLEVAGAGMIHPNVLCKGGADPEKLSGYALGMGIERLVMLRHGIPDIRLFFENDVKFLKQF from the coding sequence ATGGATATAAAAGAACGGATTTCTTCTGTTCGAGATGCTTTCTTTGCAGAGATCGGTAGCGCGAAAAACTCTGAAGATTTGACTGAAATCAGGGTCAAATACCTTGGAAAGAAGGGGATTTTTCGTGGTTTTTCTGAAGAGCTAAAGCAGGTTTCTCCAGAAGAAAGACCTGCTCTGGGCTCTCTAATCAATTCTTGTAAGGCTCTTATAGAAGAACATCTGTCCACTGTGGGAGAAAGGTTACTAGAAGAGGAGGAAAATAAAAAACTCCTGTCTGAAAAAATAGATATAACCCTCCCAGGAGAGGCCTACTTCTCTGGAGGGGAGCACGTCCTTAAAAAAACTCTTCGTGAAATAGTCGATATATTCGTTTCCCTAGGTTTCTCTGTACAAGAGGCTCCAAATATCGAAACCGAAGCTAACAATTTCTCCTTGTTAAATTTCTCTGAAGATCATCCAGCTAGGCAAATGCACGATACGTTCTATCTGGATGAGAAGACTCTTCTTCGCACGCATACTTCAAATGTGCAGGCTCGCGAGTTAAAGAGAAATCAAGAAAAAAAAATGAAGGTCGTGGCCCCCGGACTGTGCTTTAGAAATGAGGATGTCTCGTCAAGATCTCATGTAATGTTTCACCAGGTAGAAGCTTTCTTCATAGACGAGCGCGTTAATATGGCAGATCTTGTTGCAGTTCTTAAAGAAGTTTTTCAACGCTTCTTTAGAAAGAACGTGCAATTGAAATTTCGACACAGCTATTTTCCTTTTGTAGAACCAGGTGTTGAAGTGGATGTATCTTGTATAGAGTGTTCTGCGAAAGGATGTTCTCTATGCAAAAACTCTGGGTGGTTGGAAGTTGCTGGAGCAGGAATGATACATCCTAACGTTCTATGTAAAGGAGGGGCAGATCCAGAAAAGTTATCAGGATATGCTCTGGGAATGGGCATAGAACGATTGGTTATGCTACGACACGGTATACCAGACATTAGACTGTTTTTTGAAAATGATGTTAAGTTTTTGAAGCAGTTCTAG
- a CDS encoding LptF/LptG family permease, with the protein MKLWQRHLLVRFWTIFLLLVISSFLFYSSIHHSLHVMKSSNLSGTTLSWKLNALYYLSQIGLKSEFLLPQLIVVTTTLTLSSMQNKREVSLLQASGLSLKQFVSPLIFSVGLITLFLYANFQWLYPACESISLKKESLEKGSKTTREDKIPALYLKDQTVLIYSNIDRTSMTLNKVFWIKSRNEIYSIERLAFNTLSLPMGFSVTLFKTQESTNNVSQQFFDMKEFPEIEFGFYDNPFSKIFTAGAKNRLSEIFGAIPWKATGPGTTVGIPQRIAALISHFYYRLFSPLACLAATIISAAFCLRFSRTPKVVLAYLVPLSLINIFFVFLKAGMVLASNSVLPVLQTMIIAPFLLALYSGYKFANLR; encoded by the coding sequence ATGAAATTATGGCAGCGACACCTACTAGTCAGATTTTGGACTATTTTCCTGTTACTTGTAATATCTTCTTTTCTATTCTATTCCTCTATCCATCATTCTTTGCATGTCATGAAATCTTCCAACTTGAGTGGAACGACTCTTTCTTGGAAATTGAATGCGCTATACTACCTCTCTCAAATTGGGCTAAAAAGCGAGTTCCTTCTTCCCCAACTAATTGTCGTCACTACTACGCTGACTCTCTCTTCAATGCAGAACAAACGCGAAGTATCTTTACTACAGGCCTCCGGATTATCTCTGAAACAGTTCGTTTCTCCGCTCATATTCTCTGTGGGACTTATAACCTTGTTCCTCTACGCAAACTTTCAATGGTTGTACCCTGCCTGTGAAAGTATTTCTTTAAAAAAAGAGTCTCTAGAAAAAGGTTCGAAAACCACTAGAGAAGATAAAATACCTGCTCTTTACCTAAAAGATCAGACAGTGTTGATTTATTCCAACATCGACCGAACATCTATGACCTTGAACAAGGTTTTTTGGATAAAATCACGAAATGAAATTTATTCCATCGAACGCTTAGCTTTCAATACGCTTTCATTACCTATGGGCTTTAGCGTCACGCTCTTCAAAACTCAAGAATCTACAAACAATGTATCTCAGCAATTCTTTGATATGAAAGAGTTCCCAGAAATTGAATTTGGATTCTATGATAACCCCTTCTCGAAGATTTTTACTGCGGGAGCAAAAAATAGGCTATCGGAGATTTTTGGAGCCATTCCGTGGAAAGCTACTGGGCCAGGGACTACTGTTGGTATCCCCCAACGCATTGCCGCTCTAATATCTCATTTCTATTACAGACTATTTTCGCCCCTAGCGTGTCTAGCAGCAACTATTATCTCAGCCGCTTTCTGCCTACGATTTTCCCGAACCCCGAAAGTGGTCTTGGCTTATTTAGTTCCTCTAAGCTTAATAAACATCTTTTTTGTTTTCCTAAAAGCAGGGATGGTCCTAGCCTCTAACAGCGTTTTGCCGGTCCTACAAACAATGATCATAGCACCTTTTCTCCTAGCTCTATATTCCGGCTATAAATTTGCTAACCTTCGTTGA